The Candidatus Methylomirabilota bacterium genomic interval CGCGGTGTTCCCGGCGCGATCCGTCGCGGCGACCCCGAGCGTGTGCGAGCCGTCGGCCACCGCGGTCGTCTGCCACGCCGCCGAGGCCGTCGCGCTCGCCGCCGGCAGCAGCGGGGCGACCGTGCTCGGGAGCGCCTGCCCGTCCAGGGTCAGACCGAGCGTGGCGACGCCGCTGCCGCCGTCGCTGGCCTGGGCCTGGACGCTCACGATGAGCCGCACGTGGGCACCGGCCGGCGCCTGGAAGCTGCGCGCCGGCGGGATGCTGTCGTGGACGACCGTCGCCTCCGCCGGCGGCGACGCGAGCCCGTCGCCCCCGTGGTCGGTCGCGAACACCTCCAGCGTGTTGCGGCTGTTCAGGGCGAGGGCGAGCTGCGCCGCGAAGGCCCCGGTCGGGTCCGCGATCACGCGGACCGGCGTGGCGGCGTCGTTCACGAACAGGTCGACCGCCGCCCCCGCGTGCGCTGTCCCCGTCACGGCCAGTGGCGACCGGTTCGTGAACAGCGGCGTGCTCACGCTCGGCGCGGGGGGCGCCACGAAGCGCAGCACGCGCTTGCCATCGGCCACGTAGAGGTGTCCGCCCGCGTCGAAGGCCAGCCCCTGGGGCGCCTTGAGGCTCGTCGCGAACAGGGTGAGCCGGGCGTCCGCGTGGAGCTTGGCGATCCCGCGACGCGCGGGATCCTCGGCGAGGCCGCGCTCCTGCGTGGTGAGGTAGAGACTGCCCAGCCGATCCCGCGCGAGCCCCACGGGCTTCTTGAGCTCGTCGGTCGGCCCCAGGGCCGCGGCCGGGCCCGCGCTACCGTCGGCGAGGATCGGGATCTGGAAGACGACGCCCTCGGCGTGCCGGTCTCCCCGGCGCCCCTGCGTGGCTGCGAACAGCGTCGCGTGGTTCAGGGTGAGCCCCTGGAGGCCCGTGAAGCCGTCGGCGAAAACCGTCAGCCGGCCCGCCGGCGAGAGCGCCACGATCATCTCGGGCTCGGCCGACTCATCGTCCCGTTCGGCGTCGCGGTCGCGCGTGAGCCGGCGCGCGGAGACGAACAGGGTACCGTCCTCGCGCACGGCCAGCCAGCGGGGCTGCTTGACGCCGACGAGGACCGGCCTGAGCCGACCGCCCGCCTCGACGCGCACGACGCGTCCGGCCTTCTCCTCCGCGACCAGAAGCCGTCCCACGGGATCGAAGGCGAGGCCGATCGGGCGCTCGAGCCCGCTGGCGACGACGGCGCGGGCGCCGTTGGGCGCCAGGCGCGTCAGCGTGCCCGCGTCCCGGTCGGCGACGACGACGTTGCCCTGCGCATCCACGACGACGCCGCGCAGCTCACGGAATCCGTCGGCAAAGACCTCCGTCGGCGCCAGCGCCGTGATCGCTTGCCCGGCATGCGCGTGGCCGGCGAGTAAACTCAGCGCCAGCGCGATGCCGAGGATCCATGCACGATGGCTCGCGCTCGCTCCGGAACATTGCGCAGGTGCGACGGCGCCCACGGGCACGGCTCCCTCGCACACGCCGT includes:
- a CDS encoding Ig-like domain-containing protein, encoding MPVGAVAPAQCSGASASHRAWILGIALALSLLAGHAHAGQAITALAPTEVFADGFRELRGVVVDAQGNVVVADRDAGTLTRLAPNGARAVVASGLERPIGLAFDPVGRLLVAEEKAGRVVRVEAGGRLRPVLVGVKQPRWLAVREDGTLFVSARRLTRDRDAERDDESAEPEMIVALSPAGRLTVFADGFTGLQGLTLNHATLFAATQGRRGDRHAEGVVFQIPILADGSAGPAAALGPTDELKKPVGLARDRLGSLYLTTQERGLAEDPARRGIAKLHADARLTLFATSLKAPQGLAFDAGGHLYVADGKRVLRFVAPPAPSVSTPLFTNRSPLAVTGTAHAGAAVDLFVNDAATPVRVIADPTGAFAAQLALALNSRNTLEVFATDHGGDGLASPPAEATVVHDSIPPARSFQAPAGAHVRLIVSVQAQASDGGSGVATLGLTLDGQALPSTVAPLLPAASATASAAWQTTAVADGSHTLGVAATDRAGNTAFAARAVIVDNTPPTAQLTGGPAGTVQGTTATFTFTGADNLTAPDRLQFAWRLDGGAFTAFADATSAAFSNLAAGAHTFEVRARDLAGNESAAAQRSFTVSALRVTITDPANGGSVPTGLLLVRGMIDAGGAEVGVTVNAIPAVVQGTTFVALVPIGSDTTTLTAVASLASGVTATHAVSVSVAAASGAAAPTLLVSPQNGSAPLRVTFSMIGAVLGTIVLDADGDGVIDVTGPSLDGQSFTYSRPGLYVPTAIVTDLEGRQVAARAVVQVYDVAALDALLQSKWRGLKDALRAGDVPGAVRYIVAESRDEYQTAFQMIAASLPAIDGILTDLTLVRIRDGTALYQATRTDAGLAKVFDVRFAVDEDGLWRVERF